One window of the Endomicrobium proavitum genome contains the following:
- a CDS encoding glycosyltransferase family 9 protein, with product MNAQNKKILISMTAHMGDFIWATSAFAILKKTYPEIEITVLAPESIKELIEKNPVIDKVIYSPFSNNDAKSRVKKLFWAATVIPKIFIKNFDSILIFDSSKISVLIAKFARIKHIVGGDLFFAGFDILDPLSKFYTRIIALPKDQDAIHASARFQIIVKNYFEIYNNAMPVLPNSSHCAKNAQELLQNKNNINVALCIKGSKNTSHVWDIGNFEKIINYLTDKYNNIDFYIVGAKNDYGYAQQIKLKNVRNICGKTTLLNLREFFKLTDLLISLDTGVIHLAATTDINIISLHGATSPATTGPMSSKAVTLWTKTDCALCSLKKIFSDYKCPTYPQPKCLELIKPETVTQEAIKILDTLKK from the coding sequence ATGAACGCACAAAATAAAAAAATTTTAATAAGCATGACCGCTCATATGGGAGATTTTATATGGGCTACTTCTGCGTTTGCAATACTAAAAAAAACTTACCCCGAAATTGAGATTACCGTTCTTGCGCCCGAGTCTATTAAAGAACTTATAGAAAAAAATCCCGTTATAGATAAAGTTATTTACTCTCCCTTTTCAAACAACGACGCAAAATCAAGAGTAAAAAAACTTTTCTGGGCGGCAACCGTTATACCTAAAATTTTTATTAAAAATTTTGATTCAATTTTAATTTTTGATTCTTCTAAAATATCCGTTTTAATAGCCAAATTTGCCCGTATAAAACATATTGTCGGCGGAGATTTATTTTTTGCCGGTTTTGATATTCTTGACCCGCTTTCAAAATTTTACACTCGTATAATAGCTTTGCCGAAAGATCAGGACGCAATACACGCCTCCGCAAGATTTCAAATTATAGTTAAAAATTACTTTGAAATTTACAATAATGCAATGCCGGTTTTGCCGAACTCTTCGCATTGCGCAAAAAATGCTCAAGAACTTTTACAAAACAAAAACAACATTAATGTTGCGCTTTGCATAAAAGGTTCAAAAAACACTTCACACGTATGGGATATCGGAAACTTTGAAAAAATTATAAACTATTTAACCGATAAATATAATAATATAGATTTCTATATAGTCGGAGCAAAAAACGACTACGGCTATGCGCAACAAATTAAATTGAAAAACGTCCGTAACATATGCGGCAAAACCACGCTGCTGAATTTAAGAGAATTTTTCAAATTAACCGATTTGCTTATTTCTTTAGACACCGGCGTAATACATCTTGCGGCAACTACGGATATAAATATAATTTCCCTGCACGGCGCAACGTCTCCGGCGACAACGGGACCAATGTCTTCAAAAGCCGTCACTTTATGGACAAAAACGGACTGCGCCCTTTGTTCTTTAAAAAAAATATTCTCCGATTACAAATGCCCAACGTATCCGCAGCCAAAATGCCTTGAGTTAATAAAACCCGAAACCGTAACCCAAGAAGCTATAAAAATTTTGGATACTTTAAAAAAATGA
- a CDS encoding FkbM family methyltransferase has product MSSKNRENFITFCPVDLEDIILSAALHGIKNGFYVDVGANAPILGSVTKHFYNMQWTGINIEPLKEEYELLSKDRPNDINLNIGIADKKGELEFYIDGAGTTCSQDIADNYKKDKDSLKKITVPVQTLTDVLDRHINKDKEIHFCKIDVEGFERNVLEGLDFKKYRPFLFCIEATYPGTSIPCHHLWEDIFLDNDYVLVFSYGGNRYYADKKGKYYNSILTNLNVTPPPYPNR; this is encoded by the coding sequence ATGAGTTCAAAAAACAGAGAAAATTTTATAACATTTTGTCCGGTTGATCTTGAAGATATCATTTTATCCGCGGCTCTCCATGGAATTAAAAATGGCTTCTATGTTGACGTAGGAGCAAATGCCCCTATACTTGGCAGCGTTACCAAACACTTTTACAACATGCAATGGACGGGAATAAACATTGAGCCTTTAAAAGAAGAATACGAATTATTATCTAAAGATAGACCCAATGATATAAATTTAAACATAGGAATTGCCGATAAAAAAGGCGAGCTGGAATTTTATATTGACGGCGCCGGCACAACATGCTCGCAAGATATAGCCGACAACTATAAAAAAGATAAAGATTCTTTAAAAAAAATAACCGTCCCGGTGCAAACGCTTACCGACGTTCTGGACAGACATATCAACAAAGACAAAGAAATTCATTTTTGTAAAATTGACGTTGAAGGTTTTGAGCGCAACGTTCTGGAAGGATTAGACTTTAAAAAATATCGTCCGTTTTTATTTTGCATAGAAGCAACTTATCCCGGCACAAGTATTCCCTGCCACCACCTGTGGGAAGACATATTTTTAGACAATGATTATGTTCTTGTGTTTTCTTACGGAGGCAACCGTTACTATGCCGATAAGAAAGGTAAATATTACAATTCAATTTTAACTAATCTCAATGTTACCCCCCCCCCTTACCCAAACAGATAA
- a CDS encoding glycosyltransferase family 9 protein, with translation MRKILISCSSLHIGDFIWATSAIAALKQTYPEYYIAVLAPKALKELIKNNPVIDEAVFSLYPKAGLFYKIKNLLWTARNIPKIYFKKFDDCIILSHSKLTVMLAKICRIPNLAGADMFWTGNNIADPLAKFYTHAVHVQKNQDNVHMSVRFQTIVKSYFNFYNNALPVVPNIKKYDYAQNFIKNKDKINIAFCIAGSKDSSNVWSLENFATVIKELSKTFNADFYITGSNKDSKLAQQLISGQYPIPPTVVYNLCGKTSLLELTNFLSRVNLLITVDTGIAHLAATQNANILALYGPTPPQKSMPMSHNARTIYIKTECSPCMYRKLIENNPCPKKEAECMLKITPQTVIEQASEILKALK, from the coding sequence ATGAGAAAAATTTTAATCAGCTGTTCATCTCTTCATATTGGGGATTTTATTTGGGCAACGTCGGCTATTGCGGCGCTGAAACAAACGTATCCCGAGTATTACATTGCCGTTCTTGCCCCAAAAGCTTTAAAAGAGCTTATAAAAAATAACCCTGTAATAGACGAAGCCGTTTTTTCTTTATATCCTAAAGCCGGTTTATTTTATAAAATAAAAAACTTATTGTGGACGGCAAGAAACATTCCTAAAATTTATTTTAAAAAGTTTGATGATTGCATAATTCTATCGCATTCAAAACTTACCGTAATGCTTGCAAAAATATGTCGCATTCCAAACCTTGCAGGCGCCGATATGTTTTGGACGGGAAATAATATTGCAGACCCGCTTGCAAAATTTTACACGCATGCCGTGCACGTTCAAAAAAATCAGGACAACGTTCACATGTCTGTGCGCTTCCAGACAATAGTAAAATCTTACTTTAATTTTTACAACAATGCGCTGCCTGTAGTTCCAAATATAAAAAAATACGATTACGCGCAAAACTTCATAAAAAATAAAGATAAAATAAATATTGCTTTTTGCATAGCAGGTTCAAAAGATTCTTCTAATGTGTGGTCGCTTGAAAATTTTGCTACAGTAATTAAAGAACTGTCAAAAACTTTTAATGCGGATTTTTATATAACAGGCTCAAATAAAGATTCAAAATTAGCGCAGCAACTAATTTCCGGTCAATACCCCATTCCCCCGACCGTAGTATATAATTTATGCGGCAAAACTTCATTGTTAGAACTTACAAATTTTTTAAGCCGCGTGAATTTACTTATAACCGTAGATACCGGTATAGCTCATTTAGCGGCAACGCAAAACGCAAACATTTTAGCTCTTTACGGACCTACGCCGCCGCAAAAATCTATGCCTATGTCGCACAATGCGCGAACAATATACATAAAAACCGAATGCTCCCCGTGCATGTATAGAAAACTTATAGAAAATAACCCATGCCCGAAAAAAGAAGCCGAATGTATGCTTAAAATAACGCCTCAAACCGTAATAGAGCAAGCAAGCGAAATTTTAAAGGCGCTAAAATGA